From Macaca mulatta isolate MMU2019108-1 chromosome 1, T2T-MMU8v2.0, whole genome shotgun sequence, the proteins below share one genomic window:
- the PLEKHO1 gene encoding pleckstrin homology domain-containing family O member 1 isoform X2, producing MAVASTSTSDGMLTLDLIQEEDPSPEEPTSCAESFRVDLDKSVAQLAGSRRRADSDRIQPSADRASSLSRPWEKPDKGATYTPQAPKKLTPTEKGRCASLEEILSQRDAAPARTLQLQAEEPPSPAPPHPGQLSRIQDLVARKLEKTQELLAEVQGLGDGKRKAKDPPRSPPDSESEQLLLETERLLGEASSNWNQAKRVLQEVRELRDLYRQMDLQTPDSHLRQTTPHSQYRKSLM from the exons ATGGCTGTG GCTTCCACGTCTACCTCGGATGGAATGCTGACCTTGGACCTGATCCAAGAGGAAGACCCTTCCCCTGAGGAACCAACCTCTTGTGCTGAGAGCTTTCGGGTTGACCTGGACAAGTCTGTGGCCCAGCTGGCAGGGAGCCGGCGGAGAGCAGACTCAGACCGCATCCAGCCCTCCGCAGACCGGGCAAGCAGCCTCTCCCGACCTTGGGAAAAACCAGACAAAGGGGCCACCTACACCCCCCAGGCACCCAAGAAGTTGACACCCACAGAGAAGGGCCGCTGCGCCTCCCTGGAGGAGATCCTGTCTCAGCGGGACGCTGCCCCTGCCCGCACCCTCCAGCTCCAGGCTGAGGAACCCCCATCCCCTGCCCCCCCGCACCCGGGGCAGCTGTCCCGGATCCAGGACCTGGTAGCAAGGAAACTGGAGAAGACTCAGGAGCTTCTGGCAGAGGTTCAAGGACTGGGAGATGGGAAGCGAAAGGCCAAGGACCCCCCTCGGTCTCCGCCGGATTCTGAGTCAGAGCAGCTGCTGTTAGAGACGGAACGGCTGCTGGGAGAGGCGTCATCAAATTGGAACCAGGCAAAGAGGGTGCTGCAGGAGGTCAGGGAGCTGAGAGACCTGTACAGACAGATGGACCTGCAGACCCCCGACTCCCACCTCAGACAGACTACCCCGCACAGTCAGTACCGGAAGAGCCTGATGTGA
- the PLEKHO1 gene encoding pleckstrin homology domain-containing family O member 1 isoform X1 — protein sequence MMKKNNSAKRGPQDGNQQPAPPEKVGWVRKFCGKGIFREIWKNRYVVLKGDQLYISEKEVKDEKNIQEVFDLSDYEKCEELRKSKSRSKKNHSKFTLAHSKQPGNTAPNLIFLAVSPEEKESWISALNSAITRAKNRILDEVTVEEDSYLAHPTRDRAKIQHSRRPPTRGHLMAVASTSTSDGMLTLDLIQEEDPSPEEPTSCAESFRVDLDKSVAQLAGSRRRADSDRIQPSADRASSLSRPWEKPDKGATYTPQAPKKLTPTEKGRCASLEEILSQRDAAPARTLQLQAEEPPSPAPPHPGQLSRIQDLVARKLEKTQELLAEVQGLGDGKRKAKDPPRSPPDSESEQLLLETERLLGEASSNWNQAKRVLQEVRELRDLYRQMDLQTPDSHLRQTTPHSQYRKSLM from the exons ATGATGAAGAAGAACAATTCCGCCAAGCGG GGGCCTCAGGATGGAAACCAGCAGCCTGCACCGCCCGAGAAGGTCGGCTGGGTCCGGAAATTCTGCGGGAAAGGGATTTTCAGGGAGATTTGGAAAAACCGCTATGTGGTGCTGAAAGGGGACCAGCTCTACATCTCTGAGAAGGAG gtaaaagatgagaaaaatattcAAGAGGTATTTGACCTGAGTGACTATGAGAAGTGTGAAGAGCTCCGGAAGtccaagagcaggagcaagaaaaATCATAGCAAGTTTACTCTTGCCCACTCCAAACAGCCCGGTAACACG GCACCCAACCTGATCTTCCTGGCAGTGAGTCCAGAAGAGAAGGAATCGTGGATCAGTGCCCTCAACTCTGCCATCACCCGAGCCAAGAACCGTATCTTGGATGAG GTCACCGTTGAGGAGGACAGCTATCTTGCCCATCCCACTCGAGACAGGGCAAAAATCCAACATTCCCGCCGCCCCCCAACAAGGGGACACCTAATGGCTGTG GCTTCCACGTCTACCTCGGATGGAATGCTGACCTTGGACCTGATCCAAGAGGAAGACCCTTCCCCTGAGGAACCAACCTCTTGTGCTGAGAGCTTTCGGGTTGACCTGGACAAGTCTGTGGCCCAGCTGGCAGGGAGCCGGCGGAGAGCAGACTCAGACCGCATCCAGCCCTCCGCAGACCGGGCAAGCAGCCTCTCCCGACCTTGGGAAAAACCAGACAAAGGGGCCACCTACACCCCCCAGGCACCCAAGAAGTTGACACCCACAGAGAAGGGCCGCTGCGCCTCCCTGGAGGAGATCCTGTCTCAGCGGGACGCTGCCCCTGCCCGCACCCTCCAGCTCCAGGCTGAGGAACCCCCATCCCCTGCCCCCCCGCACCCGGGGCAGCTGTCCCGGATCCAGGACCTGGTAGCAAGGAAACTGGAGAAGACTCAGGAGCTTCTGGCAGAGGTTCAAGGACTGGGAGATGGGAAGCGAAAGGCCAAGGACCCCCCTCGGTCTCCGCCGGATTCTGAGTCAGAGCAGCTGCTGTTAGAGACGGAACGGCTGCTGGGAGAGGCGTCATCAAATTGGAACCAGGCAAAGAGGGTGCTGCAGGAGGTCAGGGAGCTGAGAGACCTGTACAGACAGATGGACCTGCAGACCCCCGACTCCCACCTCAGACAGACTACCCCGCACAGTCAGTACCGGAAGAGCCTGATGTGA